A single Marinitoga aeolica DNA region contains:
- a CDS encoding GGDEF domain-containing protein, translating into MEIDVQEKLKLYEKHINSTQFDIGFYFLIENISKFIESIDVNIYICENPNFVPENLFKIIRISRIFNFLRIRKIVILKGVKRQRVELMYKEKNLKLNYELLLKSESEIMYYIISKVSPLISLEMVSTLLKGSGLSYIMLNSRTFLEEAAKKETNVDKLIYIYLTAITVNMGGAFNRAILFRKKGDNYEVFRALGFKDEKEAHEVWRYMEEINIDFEEKIKSYKSSKYFSSLEKEIKTFKINKKIISKNPLFEEMLNSGKTIHIPVSVLPVEISDALNIIGECAICSLKTGNKDFGFVVADNRYNLKPISRDQLYILDYFSKQTVILWENKLFIDALKFEAEKDFLTGFYNRRSLEKYIETLTLSAKEDIGIVFIDLDDFKMINDTFGHDKGDEIIQIFSNIVLKNIRREDKPFRYGGDEFVLIFDSINSENLFNIISRINNEFEKETGYTFSSGGTICKDSSEIYQCLKKSDDLLYEIKKSSKGKILIK; encoded by the coding sequence ATGGAGATTGATGTTCAAGAAAAATTAAAATTATATGAAAAACATATAAACAGTACTCAATTTGATATAGGCTTTTATTTTTTAATTGAAAATATCAGTAAGTTTATAGAATCGATAGATGTAAATATTTATATTTGTGAAAATCCGAATTTTGTTCCCGAGAATCTATTCAAAATTATCAGGATATCAAGAATTTTTAATTTTCTTAGAATAAGAAAAATAGTAATTTTAAAAGGGGTTAAAAGGCAGCGAGTAGAATTAATGTATAAAGAAAAAAACTTAAAATTAAATTATGAATTATTATTAAAATCGGAAAGCGAAATAATGTATTATATAATATCAAAAGTATCTCCTTTGATTTCATTAGAAATGGTTTCAACTTTATTAAAAGGCAGTGGATTATCATATATAATGCTTAATTCAAGAACTTTTTTGGAAGAAGCAGCTAAAAAAGAAACAAATGTAGATAAATTAATATATATTTATTTAACAGCAATTACTGTAAATATGGGGGGAGCTTTTAATAGGGCAATATTATTTCGAAAAAAAGGTGATAATTATGAAGTTTTTAGAGCGTTGGGGTTTAAAGATGAAAAAGAAGCACATGAAGTCTGGAGATATATGGAAGAGATTAATATAGATTTTGAAGAAAAAATAAAAAGTTATAAAAGTAGTAAATATTTTAGTTCATTGGAAAAAGAAATAAAAACATTTAAAATAAATAAAAAAATTATATCAAAAAATCCGTTATTTGAGGAAATGTTAAACTCTGGTAAAACCATCCATATTCCTGTATCTGTTTTACCTGTTGAAATTTCAGATGCTTTAAATATTATTGGAGAATGTGCAATTTGTTCTTTAAAAACTGGAAATAAAGATTTTGGTTTCGTGGTAGCAGATAACAGATATAATCTTAAACCTATTTCAAGAGATCAATTATATATTTTAGATTATTTTTCAAAACAAACAGTAATTTTGTGGGAAAATAAATTATTTATCGATGCTTTAAAATTTGAAGCAGAAAAAGACTTTTTAACAGGTTTTTATAATAGAAGAAGTCTTGAAAAATATATAGAAACATTAACCTTATCTGCCAAAGAAGATATAGGAATTGTTTTTATAGATTTAGATGACTTTAAAATGATTAATGATACTTTTGGGCATGATAAAGGAGATGAAATTATACAAATATTTTCTAATATAGTATTGAAAAATATTAGAAGAGAAGATAAACCTTTTAGATATGGCGGAGATGAATTTGTTTTAATTTTTGATTCAATAAATAGTGAAAATTTATTTAACATTATTTCTCGGATAAATAATGAGTTTGAAAAAGAAACAGGATATACATTTTCGTCTGGTGGAACTATTTGCAAAGATTCATCTGAAATATATCAATGTTTGAAAAAATCCGATGACTTATTATATGAAATAAAAAAATCTTCTAAAGGTAAAATATTAATCAAATAA
- a CDS encoding D-alanine--D-alanine ligase produces the protein MNYNIALIYGGNSNEREVSIESAKNVEKAIKNLGYTLFKYDLKYDFEKFLKEHKRIDLVFNVVHGYEGEDGALQKKLESLGGKYIGSNSKVSEETFDKLIFMKKIGKNFSIPDYVSTKIYIDPPFEFPLIIKPRKSGSSLGIHICHNIEEYKKFLIEELKNYGEMIVQKFIKGREISVSIIEKNKEIIVLPILEIKPKKEFYDYEAKYTQGLTEFEVPANLNKELEEKIKNDFKKIFKDIGLKDFARIDAIVKENDYYILEANTIPGLTELSDLPQSAYAYGLSFENLIDILIKNNI, from the coding sequence ATGAATTATAATATCGCATTAATATATGGTGGAAATTCAAATGAAAGAGAAGTTTCAATAGAAAGTGCTAAAAATGTTGAAAAAGCTATTAAAAATCTTGGTTATACTCTTTTTAAATATGATTTAAAATATGATTTTGAGAAGTTTCTAAAAGAACACAAAAGAATAGATTTAGTTTTTAATGTGGTTCATGGATATGAAGGTGAAGATGGAGCTCTACAAAAAAAATTGGAAAGTTTAGGTGGTAAATATATTGGTTCCAATTCTAAGGTTTCTGAAGAAACATTTGATAAGTTGATTTTCATGAAAAAAATCGGGAAAAATTTTTCTATTCCTGATTATGTGTCAACTAAAATATATATAGATCCACCTTTTGAATTTCCACTAATAATAAAACCAAGAAAAAGCGGATCAAGTTTGGGAATACATATCTGCCATAATATTGAAGAATACAAAAAATTTCTTATTGAAGAATTGAAAAATTATGGTGAAATGATAGTTCAAAAATTCATAAAAGGTAGAGAAATATCTGTAAGTATCATAGAAAAAAACAAAGAAATTATTGTATTACCAATACTTGAAATTAAACCAAAAAAAGAATTTTATGATTATGAAGCAAAATATACTCAAGGATTAACTGAATTCGAAGTCCCTGCTAATCTCAATAAAGAATTAGAAGAAAAAATCAAAAATGATTTTAAAAAAATATTTAAAGATATAGGATTAAAGGATTTTGCCAGGATAGATGCTATTGTGAAAGAAAATGATTATTATATACTTGAAGCTAATACTATCCCTGGATTAACAGAATTGAGTGATTTACCTCAATCCGCTTATGCTTATGGTTTATCATTTGAAAATTTAATAGACATATTGATAAAAAATAATATCTGA
- the topA gene encoding type I DNA topoisomerase, whose translation MPKTAKNIVIVESPAKAKTIEKYLGSDYKVVASKGHIRDLPQKKFGVDIENGFEPEFELMPGKEKVVSELKKVTKGKKVFLAPDMDREGEAIAWHLSNILGLSDSEENRIVFSEITKNTILEAIKSPKKIDDKKVGAQLARRILDRIVGYKISPILWRILKDYNTSAGRVQSAALKILVDREREIFKFKPKEFYKFFLKYADQDIPLVKINGKKFKKESINEKKKDEILKELESATYSIDKVEEKETKRNPPQPFITSTLQQSAISKFGWSSKKTMQIAQKLYEGVETSEGPIAFITYMRTDSTRISEEAQKKAFEYLNSNFGKDYTGNFKVKKSKKKIQDAHEAIRPTDVFIDPTKAKKLITGDLLKLYTLIWNRFIASQSSSSKYIEKTYTITDNSKKYTFEAVGRKRIFDGFEKFWQSSTSEKEYELPEIGILEPVELKFDKDETKPPSRYTEASLVKEMEAKGIGRPSTYATIITTLLNRKYVIKEKSNLIPTLVGFIVSDLLEKNFPEIVDIKFTANMEEKLDKVESGEINWKDVLTEFYKDFEKFLSDTEKKMKEKALDFYYKSNIKCSKCNIEMELQFGRYGLFLKCPKCGDNKSIPKGALGVTLKNNVYINEEIISSTEKGKEEKTGEKCPKCGGDLIIKSGRFGKFIACSNYPECKYTAPLPARGKCPKCGSVVHKLKSKKGKIYFKCSECGEMFWDEPSDYRCPSCNGPLFYKRKNKEEMLYCPEEKKYFKESELNEL comes from the coding sequence ATGCCAAAAACTGCTAAAAATATTGTTATAGTTGAATCTCCTGCAAAAGCAAAAACTATTGAAAAATATCTCGGATCTGATTATAAAGTGGTTGCTTCAAAAGGTCATATTCGTGATTTACCTCAGAAAAAATTTGGTGTCGATATAGAAAATGGATTTGAACCAGAATTTGAATTAATGCCCGGAAAAGAAAAAGTTGTATCAGAACTTAAAAAAGTAACAAAAGGGAAAAAAGTTTTCCTTGCACCTGATATGGATAGAGAAGGAGAAGCAATAGCGTGGCATTTAAGTAATATATTGGGTTTAAGCGATTCAGAAGAAAATAGAATTGTATTTTCTGAAATCACTAAAAATACAATTTTAGAAGCTATTAAATCTCCAAAAAAAATAGATGATAAGAAAGTTGGAGCACAATTAGCAAGAAGAATTTTAGATAGAATAGTTGGGTATAAAATCAGCCCTATATTATGGAGAATATTAAAAGACTATAACACTAGTGCTGGTAGAGTTCAATCTGCTGCTTTAAAGATTTTAGTTGACAGAGAAAGAGAAATTTTTAAATTTAAACCAAAAGAATTTTATAAATTTTTTTTAAAATACGCTGATCAAGATATCCCACTTGTAAAAATAAATGGAAAAAAATTCAAAAAAGAAAGCATTAATGAAAAGAAAAAAGATGAAATATTAAAAGAATTAGAAAGTGCAACTTACTCAATTGATAAAGTGGAGGAGAAAGAAACAAAACGCAATCCTCCACAACCATTTATTACAAGCACTTTACAACAAAGTGCAATTTCAAAATTTGGATGGTCTTCTAAAAAAACAATGCAAATTGCCCAAAAATTATATGAAGGTGTTGAAACCTCAGAAGGACCTATAGCATTTATTACATATATGAGAACAGACTCTACGCGAATTTCTGAAGAAGCACAAAAGAAAGCATTTGAATATTTAAATTCTAACTTTGGAAAAGATTATACAGGTAATTTCAAAGTTAAAAAATCAAAGAAAAAAATCCAGGATGCTCATGAGGCTATTAGACCAACCGATGTTTTTATCGATCCTACTAAAGCAAAAAAATTAATCACAGGTGATTTATTAAAATTATATACATTAATCTGGAATAGATTTATAGCTTCTCAATCATCCTCTTCAAAATATATAGAAAAAACATACACTATTACTGATAATTCAAAAAAATATACATTTGAAGCAGTTGGTAGAAAAAGAATTTTCGATGGATTTGAAAAATTTTGGCAATCTTCAACTAGCGAAAAAGAATATGAATTACCGGAAATAGGTATATTAGAACCTGTTGAATTAAAATTCGATAAAGATGAAACAAAACCTCCTTCAAGATATACAGAAGCTTCACTTGTAAAAGAGATGGAAGCAAAGGGAATCGGAAGACCTTCTACATATGCCACAATTATAACCACATTATTAAACAGAAAATATGTTATCAAAGAAAAAAGTAATCTTATACCAACACTCGTTGGATTCATTGTTTCTGATTTACTTGAAAAGAATTTCCCAGAAATAGTTGATATAAAATTTACAGCTAATATGGAAGAAAAATTAGATAAAGTGGAATCAGGAGAAATCAACTGGAAAGATGTATTAACTGAATTTTATAAAGATTTCGAGAAATTTCTTAGTGATACTGAGAAAAAAATGAAAGAAAAAGCACTTGATTTTTACTATAAATCAAATATAAAATGCTCTAAATGTAATATTGAAATGGAATTACAATTTGGAAGATATGGTTTGTTTTTGAAATGTCCAAAATGTGGAGATAACAAAAGTATTCCTAAAGGAGCTTTGGGTGTAACTTTAAAAAACAATGTATACATAAATGAAGAAATCATATCTTCTACTGAAAAAGGTAAAGAAGAAAAAACTGGAGAAAAATGCCCTAAGTGTGGTGGAGATTTGATTATAAAAAGCGGTAGATTTGGTAAATTCATCGCATGTTCAAATTATCCAGAATGCAAATATACCGCTCCATTGCCAGCAAGAGGAAAATGCCCTAAATGTGGCAGTGTTGTTCATAAACTCAAAAGCAAAAAAGGTAAAATATACTTTAAATGTTCAGAATGTGGTGAAATGTTCTGGGATGAACCTTCTGATTATAGATGTCCATCGTGTAATGGACCTTTGTTCTATAAAAGAAAAAATAAAGAAGAAATGCTATATTGCCCTGAAGAAAAAAAATATTTTAAAGAGAGTGAGTTGAATGAATTATAA
- a CDS encoding 3'-5' exoribonuclease YhaM family protein, with protein sequence MKNNGVNLGDLLKEKGQIFDKMIEDVYISDLKPNDNKEIEGKVLSKRLQTTKDGKEFLLFTIGDKSGTLRAIDWFNARENSEKINIGDIIRVKGKIVVFESRLQLNVEKNYEIYKLNENEINPEKFIKTSSKNIQQLKNELFSIIDSINNEYIKELLKYIFIKDKKFADSFSYAPAAINVHHAYKHGLLEHTIDVAKLCNGIANNYKNLVNKDILIAGALLHDIGKTKEYKITPSGIEKTDEGELIGHIAIGIHMVSDYAKKISNFPKHILNEILHMIASHHGELEWGSPIVPKTIEAFILHFADNLSSKVEQVRSHIEESNNEHWTDYHKNLGRKIKITKTEDK encoded by the coding sequence ATGAAAAATAACGGTGTAAACCTGGGTGACCTGTTAAAAGAAAAAGGACAAATATTCGATAAAATGATTGAAGATGTTTACATTTCAGACCTTAAACCGAATGACAACAAAGAAATTGAAGGTAAAGTTCTGAGCAAACGACTTCAAACAACAAAAGATGGAAAAGAGTTTTTACTTTTCACAATAGGTGATAAAAGCGGCACATTAAGAGCTATTGATTGGTTTAATGCCAGAGAAAATTCAGAAAAAATTAATATTGGAGATATAATTCGTGTAAAAGGAAAAATTGTAGTTTTTGAAAGTAGATTACAATTAAATGTAGAAAAAAATTATGAAATCTATAAGCTAAATGAAAATGAAATAAATCCAGAAAAATTCATCAAAACTTCTTCTAAAAATATTCAACAATTAAAAAATGAATTATTTTCAATAATTGATAGTATAAACAATGAATATATAAAAGAATTATTAAAATATATTTTTATAAAAGATAAAAAATTTGCAGACTCATTTTCATATGCTCCAGCCGCAATTAATGTTCATCATGCATATAAGCATGGATTATTAGAACACACTATCGATGTTGCAAAATTATGTAATGGCATTGCAAATAACTATAAAAACCTGGTAAATAAAGACATATTAATAGCGGGAGCGCTACTTCACGATATAGGGAAAACAAAAGAATATAAAATTACACCATCCGGAATAGAAAAAACAGACGAAGGTGAATTAATTGGACATATTGCTATAGGTATTCATATGGTTTCCGATTATGCTAAAAAAATAAGTAATTTTCCAAAACATATACTAAATGAAATTTTACATATGATTGCATCACATCATGGAGAATTAGAATGGGGAAGTCCAATTGTCCCTAAAACCATTGAAGCGTTTATACTTCATTTTGCTGATAACCTGAGCTCAAAAGTTGAACAGGTTAGAAGTCATATAGAAGAATCAAATAATGAACACTGGACAGATTATCATAAAAATCTTGGTAGGAAAATAAAAATTACAAAAACGGAGGATAAATAA
- the alr gene encoding alanine racemase — protein sequence MFDRKTFVEINIKNYIHNLELIKQRTKSNIIPVLKADGYGHGAVPLAKAAYNYGVDFIAVAFLGEGIEIRKNGINIETLVFNYATPKSIEDNIEGYIYTLGSLNQLKELIDYFGKNISKIKFHLNINTGMNRMGINPEEIDDIIKLTKEYNINIHGAYSHFATADNLDNFVKEQYEKFISAVKYIENSNISIPIKHICNSAASLYFPEYALDYVRPGIATYGLQPSDIKAEKGLKPVLTWKSTVARVGILKSGESVSYGRTYFTKKDIPIATIPVGYADGYFRQLSNKGYVLIHGKKCNIIGRVCMDQFVVETTQIPNVKIGEDVVLIGQQDENFISAEELANLSRTINYDITSKITKRVPRIYIEEE from the coding sequence ATGTTTGATAGAAAAACATTTGTAGAAATAAATATTAAAAATTATATTCATAATTTAGAATTAATTAAACAAAGAACAAAAAGCAATATAATTCCTGTTTTGAAAGCTGATGGTTACGGTCATGGGGCTGTTCCACTTGCCAAAGCTGCTTATAATTATGGTGTTGATTTTATTGCAGTAGCTTTTTTAGGTGAAGGTATTGAAATAAGGAAAAATGGCATAAATATTGAAACACTTGTATTTAATTATGCTACTCCAAAAAGTATTGAAGACAATATTGAAGGATATATATATACGCTTGGTTCATTAAATCAATTAAAAGAATTAATTGATTATTTTGGAAAAAATATCAGTAAAATCAAATTTCATTTAAATATAAATACCGGTATGAATAGGATGGGTATAAACCCCGAAGAAATTGATGATATTATTAAACTAACAAAAGAATATAATATAAATATTCATGGTGCATATTCACATTTTGCTACAGCAGATAATCTTGATAATTTTGTTAAAGAACAATATGAAAAATTTATCTCAGCTGTTAAATATATAGAAAATTCGAATATTTCTATACCAATAAAACATATTTGTAATTCTGCAGCTTCTTTATATTTCCCTGAATATGCACTCGATTATGTAAGACCTGGAATTGCTACATATGGATTACAACCATCTGATATAAAAGCCGAAAAAGGGTTAAAACCTGTTTTAACCTGGAAAAGCACCGTTGCAAGAGTTGGAATATTAAAAAGTGGTGAAAGTGTAAGTTATGGAAGAACATATTTTACAAAAAAAGATATCCCTATAGCAACAATTCCTGTAGGATATGCTGATGGTTATTTCAGGCAATTATCAAATAAGGGTTATGTATTGATTCATGGAAAAAAATGTAATATAATAGGTAGAGTATGTATGGATCAATTCGTAGTTGAAACAACTCAAATTCCAAATGTAAAAATTGGAGAAGACGTTGTTTTAATAGGACAACAAGATGAAAATTTTATATCTGCTGAAGAGTTAGCTAATTTATCAAGAACAATTAATTATGATATTACGTCAAAAATCACAAAAAGAGTTCCACGTATTTATATAGAGGAGGAATAA
- a CDS encoding ArsR/SmtB family transcription factor, producing the protein MEDCNEKEFINKLPERELILNAVEMYKIFADETRLRILLALLENELCVSKIVSIAGISQSAVSHQLRILKQMNIVKYRKQGKNVFYSLKDEHIEKIINMVFEHLNEKGE; encoded by the coding sequence ATGGAAGATTGTAATGAGAAAGAGTTTATTAATAAATTACCAGAAAGGGAATTGATTCTAAACGCTGTTGAAATGTATAAAATATTTGCTGATGAAACAAGATTGAGGATATTGTTAGCTTTATTAGAAAATGAACTTTGTGTATCGAAGATAGTATCTATTGCGGGTATTTCTCAATCAGCGGTTTCTCATCAACTTCGTATTTTAAAACAAATGAATATTGTAAAATATCGCAAACAAGGGAAAAATGTATTTTATTCTTTAAAAGATGAACATATAGAAAAAATTATAAATATGGTTTTTGAACATTTAAATGAGAAAGGAGAATGA